In Plasmodium brasilianum strain Bolivian I chromosome 12, whole genome shotgun sequence, the genomic window acgaaaaagaTGATGACatgaagaaaaacaaaaatgatgTAGAATTAATTGATTATGAAATAAATCCAATAattaaaacagaaaaaaataaagcacaaaatgaaaatataccAATGCAGGATATGGCAAAACAGAAGCAAAATCCATTAACTCCATTATATGAGCCATATTCAAAAGAATTagatatcatttttaataaaaatattattaaaacacCAATCATATTGTTAAACATATATCAATACTTATTGGTTGTTATATCAAGGAGAAATCAGAAAAATCAACCAATTTTTTATCAACTAATAAAACAAGaagttattaatttaaatccTTGTAGGTGTTTTAGTGAAGAATCACTTAAACAACTTGCTTGGCTAGCTCCAAATTTAAttcaattaaataaagttgtaattacaaaagaaatttttgAGACTAACCAACAAATATACGCTGATTATGTAACAGGGAAAAAGATAGAAGATATACAAATAAGAGAACATACTGAAAAttgtgaaaatatatataaatacacatcAGCAGATAAATTAGAAAtgttaaaaagaataattattaattgggcaaatgtaaaacataatgaattactaaaaaaaattaacccTGATTTTTATTGTGCAAAATATTCAGAACTAAAAAAATGGCATTCAACATTCAATTTCaatgatattatatttccATCTGTTACActagaagaaaataaaatgctaGCTCAATTAGCTCAAACACCTCAAGAAAGTAATGCAGATGATTTTATAGTAATTCAAGATAGCCCTATAAAATGTGCAACTATtgatttaagaaaaaatggtACTTTCATTAAAGAaatggaaaaggaaaagactAGAACACCTTtaggaaaaaatagaaaaaaagccAACTACATGAtgaattcatttattaacacacataataataaagaagatacaccaaaaaaaaaagaaacaaataatatgaaattaaTCCGTGAGGaagctaataaaaaaaatatattaaaagaaattaaagtAGAATTTGATAAAGAACATGAAACAttattaattgaaaaaaaaaagtttgaaAATGCAAAATGGATAGCTGAAATCATACATGAAGCTTTTGTCGTTGAAGGAACATATACAGTAATAGAATTAAATACCTTTTCTAAAAAGATTgctgaaaaatataaaagtaataaaaatttccaAATGGATCAATCAAAAATTAGTCAAATTATAGAAATTCTACCAAATTATATAACAGATATTAGTATAAAACCAAGTATGatgaataaaagtaatatgaACTTGTCAgttaaatcaaaaaaaaatctttacAATTTCTTAGAACCTTTAACTATCAAAATTAACGATATTACCAAAAAGTATCAGGaattaaagaataataaagatTCAAGATTAAACGAATTGTGGAAAAAATTTAACGTTAATTTTGATCTCactgaaaaaattaaaaagtactTTTTGACCCCTGGTTCTATAGGTTTGTCTGAATTGTAACACGGAGGAGTGGACGctcaagaaaaaaataaaaaaaaaaggggagaGGGCTATATCACCATGATGGGTTtaccttctttttttttttttttttttttttttttgatggGATTAATTTATTGATGGATTGATGTGTATATTTCCTGTGCACGTAACATTTTTTGTACAATTATACATGCACAGAAAACTGCTGAGGGCTCATTTTATGCACGCACCATAATTTATATGGAATTTTTCAGAATTGTAttcatatacaaatatatgcaaGTGTGTATACGCTCGAAAGGCGTGATATTACATAGACCTTTCtcctatttattattattcataaacGAAAAGGTAGtaatatattgataaaatttttaattataattatttgttttgcATAAGCTTATTATATGTCtttgtttacatatatataatttaatgcaTTCagatacttatatttttacaaagtaAAGGTTTTTCATgctgtttattttatattaggATTTGTACATCTTTCCACCTACTTACACAAATTTCTCTTTTGCAATTATTGCATTtgaaaattgttttttttt contains:
- a CDS encoding CDT1-like protein, translated to MSNLLEKIKKHIQIGTKLYNKSPEIGTSLSSRNLKNIEVVLGDDIIDEDLLTPRAFDRTKKSMGMKSFVMNKSGNGIDKNQINECGEDDIKSNGNIEGTNSDGIHTDRNYISVNDVDNFGNSNNLLDEDDDEEEDESDNNRRLHRDNHVHLDYSDQPDDKNGGINGNDKTQNDIYNLAKNTSNHVMEKSQSTFMNNGWQTPKKSNVGSYYSGIDNPSTLKKYKTPCEMDMLHPDESLIGNKCITINNYVNPPKYVAPVVTPSKFPLSGENNPHMTYEDFKGLFKHKACIISEHEFNSNKSSNNIDNGDRKYLEYFNTSYENNSWPNKKEVCQSIKKISSKFYNNERDSPKSRKRKVDSNSKLSTKKILDVLVGNDKNKSENNSNNTTSSSCSINKYMKKGKNQNNEKDDDMKKNKNDVELIDYEINPIIKTEKNKAQNENIPMQDMAKQKQNPLTPLYEPYSKELDIIFNKNIIKTPIILLNIYQYLLVVISRRNQKNQPIFYQLIKQEVINLNPCRCFSEESLKQLAWLAPNLIQLNKVVITKEIFETNQQIYADYVTGKKIEDIQIREHTENCENIYKYTSADKLEMLKRIIINWANVKHNELLKKINPDFYCAKYSELKKWHSTFNFNDIIFPSVTLEENKMLAQLAQTPQESNADDFIVIQDSPIKCATIDLRKNGTFIKEMEKEKTRTPLGKNRKKANYMMNSFINTHNNKEDTPKKKETNNMKLIREEANKKNILKEIKVEFDKEHETLLIEKKKFENAKWIAEIIHEAFVVEGTYTVIELNTFSKKIAEKYKSNKNFQMDQSKISQIIEILPNYITDISIKPSMMNKSNMNLSVKSKKNLYNFLEPLTIKINDITKKYQELKNNKDSRLNELWKKFNVNFDLTEKIKKYFLTPGSIGLSEL